The nucleotide sequence TTAGTTCGGATGGATTGTTCTCTTAGTATTTGCTCTCTCTTATTCGCAACCTCTCGAGCTTCACGATCACTCTCCATCACATTAAACTTGTCTCCCGCTTGTGGTGCTCCATCCAATCCTAGCATTAAGACAGGAGTAGATGGGCCGGCTGTTTCAAGTTTATGACCTCTGTGATCAAACATCGCCTTAACTTTTCCAAAATATGGCCCTGCTAGAAGCACGTCACCAACTCTTAAACTTCCTGCCTGTACCATTATGGTTGAAACATAACCTCTACCTTTATCCAAAGAGGCTTCAACAACAGATCCTACAGCTGGTTTATCTGGGTTCGCTTTTAATTCTAATAGTTCTGCTTCCAGAAGAACTTTATCCAACAATTCATCAATACCTTCTCCAGTCTTAGCAGATACATGCTGACATTGATACTTACCTCCCCAATCTTCTACTAGAATATTAATTTGAGAAAGATCTTCTTTGATTTTATCTGGATTAGCGTTCGGCTTATCTACTTTGTTAATGGCTATTACAATTGGAACGCCAGCAACCTGAGCATGATTAATTGCCTCTTTAGTCTGTGGCATTACTGAGTCATCAGCAGCAACAACTATGATCGCAACATCAGTAATTTTTGCTCCTCTAGCCCTCATTGCAGTAAATGCCTCGTGACCAGGAGTATCAAGGAATGCTACTCTCTTACCACTCTCAGTCATCACATCGTAAGCCCCAATATGCTGAGTAATTCCTCCCGCCTCACCTTCTGTAACTTTTGAATCTCTAATGTAATCGAGCAATGAAGTTTTACCGTGATCAACATGACCCATAATTGTCACAATTGGTGCACGATCTAACAACTCACTTTCACTATCAACTTCTTCAACGATATCCGTCTCTTCTTTCGCCTCGGTAAAATCCACTTCGAAACCAAACTCATCTGCTATGACAGTAATAGTTTCGGCATCAAGTCGTTGATTTATTGACACAAACATACCCAAAGACATACATGCTGAAATAACATCATTAGCTGTCACGTCCATAAGTGACGCAAGATCACTTGCAGAGATATACTCTGTTACATGTAATATTTTTGAATCCTCTTCAGCCTGTAACTGTCGCTCTTCCTCCGCCTCAGCTTTTGCTGACCTTTTATCTTTTCTATACTTAGATCTTTGTGACCCTCCTTTGCCGCCTCCGCCGCTAAGCTTAGCAAGAGTTGCCTTGATTTTATCCTGAATTTCTTTATCTGAAAGTTCTTCAGTCTTTCTTCCTGAACTAGCATTCCTACCTCGGTCATTTCGATTATTACCTCCCCCACTTCTTTGTGGCGGCCCTCCGCTAGATTGAATACGCTTTCTAGGGCGCTTCTTTCTGTCTTGATTCGAATCAGAAGACGCAACCGGCTTAGGCTTAGGCTTATCCTTAGGAAGCTCTATCTTATCTAAGACTTTCAATCCTCTAAGAGAATCTGCTTTCGCTTTTATAACCTCATTTTTCGGCTCCTCTTTTTTCTCCTCTTTGGGAGCTTCATGTGTCGGCTTCTCAGCTTCCACCTTTTCCTCCTTCGGCTCTATCGTCTTTGATACCTCTTTTACTGGAGCTTCTTTCTTCGGTTCTTCCTTTACTGGAGCCTCTTCCTTTGGTTCCTCTTTAGGGGCTTCTGGTACCAGCTCCTCAACTTTCAGCTCCTCTTTTGCTGGCACTTCTTCCCTAGATTCCACCTTTGCTGGCACTTCCTTCTTCTTATTCAGGTCTATTTTGCCAACAATTTTTGGACCATCCAATTTGGTCCGAGCAGATATCTTCTCTGGTTCGGCTTCAGCACTTACGTTATCCTTTATGAGGATACGTTCATCTTCTTTTTTCTCCTCAGCAGGTACTTTTTCTGAATTGATAACAAAATTGTCGGTTTTACCCCCAATTGTTAGCTCTGATGCCTCTTCTTTGTCATGAGCTGAGTCAGCAAATTCACGGGCAAGCATATCATACTGATCCTGAGGAATCTTAGAATTCGGGTTTGAGTCTACCTCATGACCTTTCTCTTTTAAGAAATCCAGGATTGTATTCTTACCTACGTTTAGCTTTCTAGCTACTTGACTTAATCTGTATTCTGCCATATAAAACTTTCAAGTTAGTTTATTCAAATTCCTGGCTTAGAACTCGAATAACTTCATGTACTGTTTCTTCTTCTAAATCTGTTCTACGCACTAAATCGTCAGTTCCGAGTTTTAATACGCTTTTTGCTGTATCTAACCCAACTCGTTTTAGCTCATCTATTACCCAATCTTCTAGTTCATCGGTAAATTCATCCAAGTCCACATCTTCCTCTGAGGCTGCATCAAGCTCACGGAAAACATCGATCTCCATACCCACCAATTTACTAGCTAATTTAATATTTTGACCACCTTTTCCTATTGCCAAAGATACTTGATCAGGCTTGAGATATACCGAAACACGGTCTTTCTCTTCACTTATTTTCATACTAATAATCTTAGCTGGACTTAAGGCTCTAGCTAAATAAAGCTCCAGATTATCAGTAAAATTGATTACATCAATATTCTCATTTTGTAATTCACGTACTATTGAATGAATACGAGACCCTTTCATTCCAACACATGCCCCTACAGGATCAATTCTATCATCATACGATTCTACTGCAACTTTTGCGCGCTCTCCTGGTTCACGTACTACATTTTTTATGGTAATCAATCCATCATAAACTTCTGGTACTTCTGCCTCAAACAGACGTTCAAGAAAAACAGATGACGTTCTTGATAAAATCACTTTAGGGTTCCCATTCACCATCTCAGCTCGATGGACAATCGCTCTCACACTATCCCCCTTCCGATATCTATCCTTAGGTATTTGTTCTCCCTTAGGAATCGCTAACTCATTTCCTTCACTATCTGTAAGTAGAATTTCTCTTCCTAGAACCTGATACACTTCTCCTTGAATGATCTCTCCTACAAGTTCCTTGTATTTTTGAAATAGAATATCTTTCTCAAGATCCTTTATTTTTTGAATCAAAGTTTGACGAGCAGTCATCACTGCTCTTCTTCCAAAATCTTCTAATTTAATTTCTTCAGCAACCTCTTCTCCAATTTCAAAATCTGGTTCAATTTTTTGAGCATCAGTCAAACTTATCTTATCGTGATCCCATATGTCCTCAGAGTTATCATCAACAATCTCCCTAAATCTCCAAATCTCCAAATCTCCATTGTCGGCGTTTATAACGATATCGAAATTATCATCGGTTTCGTATTTCTTACGAATCATAGTTCTGAATACATCTTCCAGAATTCTGATCATAGTCGGGCGGTCAATGTTTTTGCCTCTGGCAAAATCCGCAAACGAATCAATTAATACTGACGCTTCCATTTACTTGAATAATACTTTAACTTTTGACTGTTTTATTTTCTCGAAACTTAGCGATAAATCTTCACTTTTATTCCTCAAAGTAATCGCTTTGTCATCTGCTTCAACTAGCTCCCCCTCAAACTTACTTCCATCGTCAATCTCCACTTCCAACATCCGCCCTATATTCTTTTTATATTGACGTAATAATGATAAAGGATAATCTAACCCTGGTGAAGAAACTTCTAACGTGTATTTACCCGACATAAAGTCTTCCTCTTCTAGCTCAGACCCAACTTGTCTACTTATTTTACTACATTGATCAATAGAAATACCATTATCACCATCCACAAACACAAGAACCTTCTGATTTCCTGTATTTCCTTTCACTTTTACATCAACCAAGAATAAGTCTTTCTGATCCTGAATCGCTTTCTCTACTAACTCTCTAATCTTCTGTTCTTCCAAAATTTCCATGAATAAAAAGAGGGGACTGTTGTCCCCTCTTTCGGTATTCTAATTAATTTTGAAGCAAAGGTAGAAAACATTAAGTTAATCCCCTAAAATCAGGTGAAAAATCTCTTTTCCCCCATCTGGAAAACCATTCAAATTCTAAAAGATGTCTTTCGTCTAAAGATCCATTCATAAGCAGTTGATTTTTTGGAAATTATCGTTGCTTAGTCTAATTTTTACACCCAGTTATAGAAATAGTTTCATCGCCCTATTTTTTTTAACCGAAAACCAAGATCAGCCGTTAGGCAGCCTTAGTAGTCTCATATAGATCCCCATGATTATGAAGCTTTTAAAAAAAGCAACAGCTGTTGTATTTTTTCTCTCTTATCTATTTTCCAATGCACAAGACAATTCGGTAGGTATCAATACCAATTCACCAAATGCAAACGCCGTACTGGAACTTGTCTCACCAAATTCAAACCAGGGATTTCTTGTACCAAGAGTAAATTCTTCCCAAAGATCTTTGATGTCTGGGTCACTGAGCAATCTAGATGATGGCTTAATGGTTTTTGACACTGACCTAAACGTTTTTTATTATTGGAACAATGGTAATTGGAGAGCTGGTCTAGGAATCTTGAACGCTCTAACTGCAGGCGGGGATCTGGTAGGGGCGTATCCGAATCCACTTATAGGATTAGCGAAAGTGACTGAAGAAAAAATTGCAGACCAAGCAGTTTCTAACACAAAACTTGGAAATGGTAGTGTAACTACCGATAAAATAAGTGACAATGCAGTAACTACCGATAAAATTGTTAATCAGGCTATTACAGGAGGTAAGCTTGAAGATATTGGATCTATAAATGCTGGAACTTATGGAACGGAGACTTTTAATGTTCTACAGCTTACCGTAGATCAAAAAGGGAGAATCACTGGAATCTCAGAGGTTGTTATAAACATTGGCAGTGGTAACATTACCAATGGCTCCATTCTCAATGAAGATATTGCAAATAGCACTATCACTATTTCAAAGATCAATAGCGGTCTTGGAAATCAGAATTCGGTCTTGACCACTGATGCTTCAGGGGTTCCGCGTTGGACAAATAGATCAGAATTTGCATCTTCAGCATTATCTCAAAATAATATTTATATAGGTAGTGTGGCTGGAGTAGCTCAAGGATTGCCTGTGATTGGAGATGTAAGTGCATTAAATACTGGTTCTGCTGCAGATATTCAAATCAACCCTAGTGCTGTTGGTACAACAGAAATTGTAAATGGTAGCATCACAAATGAAGATTTAAATAAAAGTAGTATCCCATTAAGTGGATTTGGGGATGCAGTAGATAACGTTAACCTTGGAAACAATAAATTAATCAATGTGGCAGATCCATCTAATTCTCAAGATGCCTCCAGCAAAAATTATGTTGACACTGAAATTGCAGACATCAACACTGAGTCGGATGCAGATTCAACGGCCATCTGGAATAAGGTTCAAGCAGATTCTACTTACTTAGACGATCGTATCGCAACGAATATCACCGATATCGCAACTCTGGATGCCGAAGTGGATGCCGATAGCTTGGCACTGTATACTAAGTTGCAAGTGGACTCAACCTATCTGGATGATCGTATTGCGACCAACATCACTGACATTGCAGGGAAGCAAGATAATGATGCCGCTTTAACTTCGATTGCCGGACTTACAACATCAGGAGGCGAGATCATATATACCAATGCATCTGACTCATACACTACTGCTACACTGACTCCTGCCGGAAGAGCCATTCTTGATGACACAGATGCAACAGCCCAAAGAACAACATTAGGGCTTGGCTCTCTTGCTACATTAAATTCTGTTTCTGCGACAGAGATAGCTAGTGATGCTGTTGGAGCCGATGAGATTATTGATGGCTCAATTACAAACAACGAAATTGCTCTCAATACCATTATTGCGGATGACATAGCAACAGGTGCTGTTACAACTCAAGAAATATTAGATGGAACTATCTCTTTCGCAGATATGGCTCAAAATGGTGCTACCAACGGACAAGTCATGAAATGGAATAATGTTTTGTCAGTATGGGAGTCAGCGGATGATGTTGCGGTTTCGGATGCTCGTTTCAAAAGAGATATAGTTGCAATTCCTGAGGCTCTTGCTAAGATATTAGCTATACGCGGAGTAAACTATTTCTTTAGATCTGAAGAATTCCAATCCTATCAATTCTCGGATAAAAAACAATACGGGGTAATTGCTCAAGAATTAAAAAAGGTATTTCCCGAACTTGTTTCAAAAGGCAAGGAGGGCTATTACAGAGTAAACTACGAGCAGTTGATTCCGGTACTTGTTGCAGCAATGCAAGAACAGCAAGAACAAATAAACTCTTTGAATAAAAAAGTCACTTCTCAAGAATCAAAACTATCAGAACTAGAGTCCGATAATAAAGAGATGAAAAGCGATCTTGACTTAATCAAGAAGATGCTCATCGGGGATCCAGCAGCAAAAAAGGAAGATAAATGAGAAAGCTGCTTTATATAATCGTTCTAATTCCTTGCTGGCTAGGGGCACAATTATATATTCCTAACAGTTCACTAGTTCATATATCTGATGGTGCCAATCTGGAAGTAGGTGGCGAACTCCAAAATAGAGGGATTATTCAAAATGAAGGCACTTTGTCACTATATGGAAACTGGTTAATTAATAACAATTTCAATGGACTCATTGGAACTTTACAATTTTTAGGGGATAGTACTCAAATGGTCGGGCCACCTGAATTAACTATCAGCGGGCTTGTGATTAATCAGGGAGGTGAAGTTATGTTTCCTGGTGATGAATATACTATTCTAGATAGGCTAGAATTGCGATTTGGCAATATAAAACCAGGAGATGACACAAGGTTTGTTTTAGGACCGACCGCTGAAATTTTTGGTGGATCTAACACTTCATATTTCGATGGCACATTAATTTCTAGAGGTAGTGGGATTAAAACTTTTCCAGTTGGATCTGATGGAGTGCATGCACCGATTACTTTGCTAAATGTGTTTGGTTTTGATACTGAAATCGCCGCAACTTTCCTAGGTGAAAATTCATCAGACCCTATCCCCGGAGATAGTTTACTTGGTGTTTCACACAAGGGGCTTTGGGAGGTCGAGTTATTGAGTGGTACCACAGACCCTACCAGAATTGCAATAGATTTCAACAATGAAGATTTGAATGATTTTAGAGTAAAGAATGATATTCGTCATAGAATCAGCTCTCCTGTCATTGCATATTCGGATAATCCTACAGGAATTTTTCAATCACTTGGCGTAAACTCTCTGGTTAATACCGATTCGATCACTTTTGGATCAATTGCTAGTCAACTTACCGTACGTCCAATTCGCGATCGAAAAATTTATCTGGCTTTAGCTTTAGCACCACAAGTACCAGATGAAGGGTTATATTTTATCCCACAGGCTTTTTCACCGCAAGCAAGCGATCCAAAAAATCAAACATTTAGAATTTTTGGCCAACAAGTTGCCGAAGAAGGATTTGCTCTTCAAATCTATAATAGGTATGGAGTATTGGTGTACTCCACTTCTTCATTTGCTGAGGCGAATCAGAGAGGCTGGGATGGAATTAGTCAGCAAACAGGTGCTTCCGAGCCAGCTGGTGTTTTTTACTATACAATCAGGTTACAATTTGAAACTGGCCTTCCAGTTGAGGAAAAAGGAGCATTCTATTTAGTTAAATGAAAAGACTCATTACCATATTGCTCCTAATTTTTGCTGCAAAAGCGTTAAGTCAAGATGCGCAATTTTCTCAATATTATGCCGCTTCGTTATACTTAAATCCCGCTTTTAGTGGCATATACAAAGACGCTTCTCTTCACATGAATCATAAGAGACAGCTTCAAAGTGCTGATTTGCTAAATGAGTTAACTCAGGTTTCTTTTATCTTTCCTATTAAACCAAAGGGGAGCTTAGAGCAATCTTTAGGAGGTGTTGGAGTGATGGCTTTTAATGAAAAAAGTGGATTTCAGGGTATTTATGAACGAAATTCTGTTTTCCTTAATTATGCTCATAACCTGAAGTTTGGACTCTTGAATTCTTATTTGATATCAATAGGTGTACAAGCGGGGTATGAAACGCGTAGGCTTAACTTTAGTAATCTTACATGGGGATCTCAATACAACATTTTTTATGGTTTCGACAATACATTGGCAGGGCCGGTAACAGAATTTGATGATCAGCAACAAAATATTGTTTTAAATGCTGGCATTATGTATTATTATAATCCTGAAAGAAACTATCTTCTTCATAAGTATAGTGCCTTTATTGGTATGTCTGCCACCAATCTTAATCGTCCAAATACCTCTTTTACAATCGATTCGGAAAGTCGCGAGCCTATGCTACTTAAATACAATGGAGGCATTGAATTTAAACTCAATAAACTGTTCGTTACCCCAAGCCTTCTATATCTATACCTAAGACGAAACCAACAATTCAACGCAGGTCTCAATATGGCCTATGTACCAAATGCTGAAAGGTACAGAGCAAGTGGCACTCAGCTTCTATTTGGAACATGGTATAGATTCAGAGACTCCTTTATTTTCATGGGAGGTGTAAAAGTAAATTCTTTGACTGTTCGTGTCAGCTACGATCTGAATAGTACTCTTTTTGTTCCTGAAAAGGGTGTTGACCTTGCTCAAAACAGCATGGAAATTTCAATTCAATACTCACTTTCTAAAAATCGTGGGTTGAGAAAGGCTTCCAATCCTCTATTCTAATTTTTAGGGTATATAATCAACCTACTTCCAGGTTCTAATTGAGTTGATGTTAGACCATTCTGCTCCATTATCAATTCTTCAGGCACATTAAATTTCTTAGATACAATCTCCAGATTATCTCCAGCTTGTACGGTATATACAAAGTCTGATCCACTTCGAATATCCGCTGGTACAACTAAGTTAAAATCAGGCTCGAGGTTATCAGATTTTTTGAGTCTAATTGGACGATAATCTTCTAAATTATCACCTTTCAAACCATTCAAACTTCGGACTTGTTCAGCAGGAACTCCCATGCTTGATGAGATCTTAGAAACAGTGGCTCCAGGTCGGATCAAATAGAAGTTACCGAAAGATTCATGTCTCTTACCAATTAATCTCACGTCAATACGTCGGTTTAATTGTCTACCGTACGGATTGTTATTGTCTGCAATAGGCTTCTCAGACCCATGCCAAATTACTGAGATTTTAGATTGATCAATTCCACGCGAAATAAGGTAATCTCTTGCTGCATATCCTCTATCCTTACTCAGAACCAAGTTTAACTCAGCACCTCCAGTATCATCTGTGTGCGACTCAATTTCAATTTTAGTTCCTCCTCCTCTAAACGCTTTAATTACCTCATCTAAGAGAATTGTTACTTCAGGCCTCAAATTTGAAGAACCGATATCGAAGAAAGCACGAGTAGCATTAGTAAATACTCCAGATTCTTTTTCCCTTCTCCCTTCTACATTAAAGCCTTCTAAAACAACGGACTCTGCACCAGTGGCTTTTTTGAATGTCAAATCATATTTAGCAGGCGATACTTGAAACTCAAAAGCACCAACAGCGTTCGTATACCCCTCTATAACTGTTTTAGTATTATCAAACTGGATGAGAGTTATGGAATAAGATGATAATGGTTGCCCGGAATTAGCACCTACAAGCTTACCTGAAATCGTTATTTCATCGTATCCATCAATTTTACTTATTGGAAGGGTGATTTTAATCTCGTCAAGCTCTTCTGATGCAAGAATATCTTCTTCGCCAAGCAGTTTCTGACTCTCTTGAGGATCAGGCTCTACATTGCTGGCAAGTGTCATTATATTCACTGGCACTTCATCAACATCTTTTGAATCTAGTGCTAGATTATCTGTAAGAATTCTATCATTATTAAACCTGAATTTTTTGACTCTCTCAAGAAGGCTTCTTTCACTCGAAGAGAGAGATCCCCGTGCTCTTGCATCACTTTCCGGAAGAATATAATTTCCATTTCTTTTAGGTAGTCCCTTGTCTAAAACAACTCTACTTATAAATGCTTTGCGATCTTGAGACAAGTTATTAAAGTAAGTAAATGCATCATTTATAAATGCTTGCTCGGTAGATCTAATTGCTTGACCAGATACTTTCTTCGAAAGCGCTGCAATGTGTACTTTCTCTTGACTATTAATTTCAGTTAGCTTCTGCTCATCTTGAAGACGAACCGTTCTATCCGAGTATTCACTCACGATGTAGTCAAGTGCTATTACATTATCAATCACTCTTTTTTTACTTTCACTCAACCCTTCATACTGGTTGATATCATCGTTGGTAAGTCTTGCTGATGGATCCGCACCAGGAACTGTTGAGCCTGAAGTTGTAACAACAGTAGGAGTTGTATCGAAAAATATTGGTTTAGCTTCACTCAAATAAGAATCATAAGCTGTCTTAACAAATCTTTTAACCGCACTCTTCTGCAAATCACTTAGATCAGGTCTCATTTCAAGTAGTTTCTCTACAGTTTCCTCTGAGGTTCCGCTAATCGCTGCTTGAAGTTCATCTTGAGAAAACGTTGTTTCTGTGAGATAAATACTTGAATTAGCAAGGTTTGAAATCTGCTTAAGAAGTAGTTTATCAAGACTGCTCTGATCCTTAGCATTCTTATTTTTGAAAATGTCAAGATCTGAATTGCTTACGTTTTGATCAAAGTTGCTAAGGTCAGAAACCATAAATGTTGTAGCAATTG is from Marinobacter alexandrii and encodes:
- a CDS encoding tail fiber domain-containing protein; its protein translation is MKLLKKATAVVFFLSYLFSNAQDNSVGINTNSPNANAVLELVSPNSNQGFLVPRVNSSQRSLMSGSLSNLDDGLMVFDTDLNVFYYWNNGNWRAGLGILNALTAGGDLVGAYPNPLIGLAKVTEEKIADQAVSNTKLGNGSVTTDKISDNAVTTDKIVNQAITGGKLEDIGSINAGTYGTETFNVLQLTVDQKGRITGISEVVINIGSGNITNGSILNEDIANSTITISKINSGLGNQNSVLTTDASGVPRWTNRSEFASSALSQNNIYIGSVAGVAQGLPVIGDVSALNTGSAADIQINPSAVGTTEIVNGSITNEDLNKSSIPLSGFGDAVDNVNLGNNKLINVADPSNSQDASSKNYVDTEIADINTESDADSTAIWNKVQADSTYLDDRIATNITDIATLDAEVDADSLALYTKLQVDSTYLDDRIATNITDIAGKQDNDAALTSIAGLTTSGGEIIYTNASDSYTTATLTPAGRAILDDTDATAQRTTLGLGSLATLNSVSATEIASDAVGADEIIDGSITNNEIALNTIIADDIATGAVTTQEILDGTISFADMAQNGATNGQVMKWNNVLSVWESADDVAVSDARFKRDIVAIPEALAKILAIRGVNYFFRSEEFQSYQFSDKKQYGVIAQELKKVFPELVSKGKEGYYRVNYEQLIPVLVAAMQEQQEQINSLNKKVTSQESKLSELESDNKEMKSDLDLIKKMLIGDPAAKKEDK
- a CDS encoding PorP/SprF family type IX secretion system membrane protein: MKRLITILLLIFAAKALSQDAQFSQYYAASLYLNPAFSGIYKDASLHMNHKRQLQSADLLNELTQVSFIFPIKPKGSLEQSLGGVGVMAFNEKSGFQGIYERNSVFLNYAHNLKFGLLNSYLISIGVQAGYETRRLNFSNLTWGSQYNIFYGFDNTLAGPVTEFDDQQQNIVLNAGIMYYYNPERNYLLHKYSAFIGMSATNLNRPNTSFTIDSESREPMLLKYNGGIEFKLNKLFVTPSLLYLYLRRNQQFNAGLNMAYVPNAERYRASGTQLLFGTWYRFRDSFIFMGGVKVNSLTVRVSYDLNSTLFVPEKGVDLAQNSMEISIQYSLSKNRGLRKASNPLF
- the nusA gene encoding transcription termination factor NusA codes for the protein MEASVLIDSFADFARGKNIDRPTMIRILEDVFRTMIRKKYETDDNFDIVINADNGDLEIWRFREIVDDNSEDIWDHDKISLTDAQKIEPDFEIGEEVAEEIKLEDFGRRAVMTARQTLIQKIKDLEKDILFQKYKELVGEIIQGEVYQVLGREILLTDSEGNELAIPKGEQIPKDRYRKGDSVRAIVHRAEMVNGNPKVILSRTSSVFLERLFEAEVPEVYDGLITIKNVVREPGERAKVAVESYDDRIDPVGACVGMKGSRIHSIVRELQNENIDVINFTDNLELYLARALSPAKIISMKISEEKDRVSVYLKPDQVSLAIGKGGQNIKLASKLVGMEIDVFRELDAASEEDVDLDEFTDELEDWVIDELKRVGLDTAKSVLKLGTDDLVRRTDLEEETVHEVIRVLSQEFE
- the infB gene encoding translation initiation factor IF-2, with translation MAEYRLSQVARKLNVGKNTILDFLKEKGHEVDSNPNSKIPQDQYDMLAREFADSAHDKEEASELTIGGKTDNFVINSEKVPAEEKKEDERILIKDNVSAEAEPEKISARTKLDGPKIVGKIDLNKKKEVPAKVESREEVPAKEELKVEELVPEAPKEEPKEEAPVKEEPKKEAPVKEVSKTIEPKEEKVEAEKPTHEAPKEEKKEEPKNEVIKAKADSLRGLKVLDKIELPKDKPKPKPVASSDSNQDRKKRPRKRIQSSGGPPQRSGGGNNRNDRGRNASSGRKTEELSDKEIQDKIKATLAKLSGGGGKGGSQRSKYRKDKRSAKAEAEEERQLQAEEDSKILHVTEYISASDLASLMDVTANDVISACMSLGMFVSINQRLDAETITVIADEFGFEVDFTEAKEETDIVEEVDSESELLDRAPIVTIMGHVDHGKTSLLDYIRDSKVTEGEAGGITQHIGAYDVMTESGKRVAFLDTPGHEAFTAMRARGAKITDVAIIVVAADDSVMPQTKEAINHAQVAGVPIVIAINKVDKPNANPDKIKEDLSQINILVEDWGGKYQCQHVSAKTGEGIDELLDKVLLEAELLELKANPDKPAVGSVVEASLDKGRGYVSTIMVQAGSLRVGDVLLAGPYFGKVKAMFDHRGHKLETAGPSTPVLMLGLDGAPQAGDKFNVMESDREAREVANKREQILREQSIRTKKHITLDEIGRRLAIGSFKELNVIVKGDVDGSIEALADSLLKLSTEEVQVNILHKAVGQISESDVLLASASDAVIVGFQVRPSGGARKLAENEEIEIRLYSIIYDAINDVKDAMEGMLEPTSEEVITGNIEVRDVFKISKVGTVAGCYVTDGNVKRSNQVRLVRDGIVVHTGEINQLKRFKEDVGEVKNGYECGLSIKNFHDIKVGDIIEGFEVKEVKRTL
- the rimP gene encoding ribosome maturation factor RimP; amino-acid sequence: MEILEEQKIRELVEKAIQDQKDLFLVDVKVKGNTGNQKVLVFVDGDNGISIDQCSKISRQVGSELEEEDFMSGKYTLEVSSPGLDYPLSLLRQYKKNIGRMLEVEIDDGSKFEGELVEADDKAITLRNKSEDLSLSFEKIKQSKVKVLFK
- a CDS encoding gliding motility-associated C-terminal domain-containing protein; its protein translation is MRKLLYIIVLIPCWLGAQLYIPNSSLVHISDGANLEVGGELQNRGIIQNEGTLSLYGNWLINNNFNGLIGTLQFLGDSTQMVGPPELTISGLVINQGGEVMFPGDEYTILDRLELRFGNIKPGDDTRFVLGPTAEIFGGSNTSYFDGTLISRGSGIKTFPVGSDGVHAPITLLNVFGFDTEIAATFLGENSSDPIPGDSLLGVSHKGLWEVELLSGTTDPTRIAIDFNNEDLNDFRVKNDIRHRISSPVIAYSDNPTGIFQSLGVNSLVNTDSITFGSIASQLTVRPIRDRKIYLALALAPQVPDEGLYFIPQAFSPQASDPKNQTFRIFGQQVAEEGFALQIYNRYGVLVYSTSSFAEANQRGWDGISQQTGASEPAGVFYYTIRLQFETGLPVEEKGAFYLVK